CAAGCCGATGCAGGCGGTCAACGACGTCCAGTTCGATCTGAAGCCGATCGGCGATACGAAGACCGAAGTGCAGTGGACCATGTCCGGCCGCAATGAATTCGTCGCCAAGGCGATCCACGCCTTCATGAATATGGACAAGATGGTCGGCGGTCAGTTCGAACAGGGCCTCGCCAATCTGAAGGCGATTGTCGAGACGCAGTCATAGTCCTTGCCAAGCGATTAGATAATGCGACTCGTCGTCGGCCTCGGCGCCGATATTCTGAACCGGGACTGTGCGTTTGAGTTTGGCGCGCCGCAAAGAGGCGCTCTGGGCGCCGACTTGTTTCGAGAAAGTCGTCAAGCTGCCGGCGCGGCCCTCACGGCCATGTTTGCCGCTCGCCTGTGTGCTTCCCATATCTGACGCGTCCGGCGGACGGCGCCGGCGCAACAGGAGCCGAGCAATGAAATATTTCCTGATGGCCGGTCTTGGTTTGATGACGTTCGCGGCGACGATGACCGTCGAGCCGCAAGAAGCAAATGCTGTCGTCTGCGCCAGAGGCGTCTATCGCGCCGGCTGCGCGGGCGTGCGCGGCGCCGCCGTCGTGCGCCGTCCGGTCGGCCGAGTGTGCCGCACAGTGTGGCGCGGCCGCGTGCGCCGCACGGTCTGCTACTGATCATTCTTTTTTGGCGCGCGGCAGGGGCGCCCGCCGCGCGCAATGAGCCGGATGCTTGCTTAAATGAACTCGACGCTTACTTCGCGGCGTCGAGCATTTCTTCGACATGCTCCCAATTCACGAGATGCTCGAGGAAGGTCTTCAGATAATCGGCGCGGCGGTTGCGGTAGTCGATATAGTAGGAGTGTTCCCACACATCGGCGACGAGCAGCGGCTGGGCGCCGTGCACCAGCGGATTTTCGGCGTTCGGCGTCTTGCGGATGGCGGCCTTGCCGTCCTTGATCTCCAGCCACACCCAGCCCGAGCCGAACTGCGCCAGACCTTCCTTCTGGAAGTCTTCCTTGAACTTGTCGACCGAGCCGAAGCTGTCGACGATCAGCTTCTCGATCTTGCCCGGAATCGCGCCGCCGCCATTCGGCTTCATCCACTTCCAGTAATGGTGGTGGTTGTAGTGCTGGGCCACGTTGTTGAAGATCGGGACGTTCTTGCCGAAGGAGCCGACGATCACGTCCTCGATCGGCTTGCCTTCGAATTCGGTGCCCTTGATGAGGTTGTTCGCGTTCGTGACATAGGTCGCGTGGTGCTTGTCGTGATGATATTCGAATGACTCGCGCGACAGATAGGGCTGCAAGGCGTCGTAAGCGTAGGGGAGGTCTTCAAGCGTGAAGGACATCAAATCTCTCCTGAACAGGGATAGGACCCGGGGCCCCGCATGTAACTAGACCCGGAGCCCCGGCGGGACAAGAACTAGAATAATTCTAAATTACGATGGAAGGAACTAAAAAGCGGCCCGGCGAAGACCGGGCCGCCGCTTTTCGGATCAGGCTGCCGCGCGGGCGGCGTGTTCGGCCTTCTGTCTGTTCGATTTCGCCCGCAAGGCCAGCCACATGACGACAGTCAGGGACACGAAGCCGACCGCGTAGAGAATGTATTCGATCATCCCCCAGAAGGTGTAGAGCCCAACAGAGAAGGGGAAACGCGACACCCACTCATTGCCGAGATCGTCGCGCACCGTGACAATGCCGACATAGTGACCGGCGTCCTTGAAGTCGTGCTCGAAGGTCATGATGCCGTTGCGATAGACTTTCGGGTCGAGCTTGACGATCGTCGCGGCGGTGAGGTCGCCCTTTTCATTGGCCTCGCCGCCGACATCCTTGATGATACGAATGCCGATCGCCATGTCGCGGAGTTCGTCCGAGACCGCCTGCAGGGCGATGACCGTCGGCCCGGTCTGGGCGATGTCCTCGCAGAATTCCTGCTCCTCGCCCGTGCGCTGATAGCCGATGAAGTGCATTGCGCTCTGGCCGATATGCAGCACGCACTCATCCTGCTCGAGCTTCACGCCGCCATGCGCCGAGGCGCCCGTCGGCGCAAACCCGAAGGCGACGGCCAGTCCGAGCGCCGCGGCGGTAACGCCGCGCTTCCATAAACCCCTCATGCGCGTCTCTCCATCAAGACATATCAGAAGGCCGAATGGGTCGGGCGCGGTCAGGCAATGCTTCGCCGCTCCCTCGGCCGGTAACAATAGCTTTGTATTGAGAGCGCAAGTTACGATGCGTCATTGGGCCGCGGCGTTTCGAATTCATATAACTAATTGTTATTATGTGATTTACTCTGATAGATCATTCAAAAATCCGTTGCCGCCCATATCAAGATATTGAACATAAAACTAGCCGATGCCATATTAGTAGGAAAACTTGGCTGCGCCCAGCGGTCGCCGAGTTGTCTTGCTTCAAGTATAAAAGAGAGAGCGTCGATCGCCGCGCGGCCGCGTCGATTGCGCGTTTGTCCGCGCTTCATGCTAAAAGGGCGATCTCGGATAAAACGGGAGCCAGATGACGCGCAATCGAGCTGGATGGGGCGTGACTGCGGCGGGCGCGACGCTCGCGGCCGGCGGCGTCTACGCGATGTGGTCGGGCTGGGATTTGATCCTGCTCGAGAGAGGCTGGAGCCTCTTCATTGCGGGCTCCGTCTTCCTCGCGGGCGGCGTCGTGACCATGGCGCTCGGCCGCGTCGTCGCGCATCTCGCGCGATTGGGCGCGGGTCTTCCCGCCGCTCAATCGGCGCAGGCCATACAGACGGCGTCTCCGGCGCCCGCATTTACGCCAATGGTCGCGCCCCGGCAGGACGCCGCGCCGAAAACCCCGGAGGCGGCGCCCGCCGCCTGGCGCGAGCCGGAGCCAAAAGCCGAGCAGCCTTTCGACCGCCCGGATTTTGCGGCGATGCTTGGGGCGGAACTCACGCCCGAACAGCCGACGGAGGTCGACAGATATACGGCCGGCGACGCGACCTATGTCATGATGTCGGACGGCTCCGTGGAAGTGCGCAGCCCGGTCGGCACGCAACGCTATCCGTCGCTCGCCGCGCTCAGGGCCGAAGCAGAATCGCGTCAGAGCTGATCACGCGCCTCGGCCCCACATCAAAAACAGCGCGGCGTCGCCGGGCAGGCCTTCTGGAAAATCGACGATCTGCGCGGCGATCTGGAAACCGCGCGGCCGCAGCTCGTTGCGCCAGCGCCGAAAGACGTCCGACGGCTCGCCGCGCAACGTTTCCGGCCAATGCGCATCCGGCGCATTGATGGCGCGGCCGCCATCGGTGCAGAGCTGCGCCGGAAAACGGATCAGCATGTGCTCGAAGAGGCCCGACCCTGCGGCGCGCCGCGCGTTCGAGAGCATCTCGCGCCACATCGAGTCGGTCAGGCGTTGCGCCGCGAGTTCCTTGATGCGCTGCTCGCGAAGCTCCTGCAAAGCGCGATGACGTTCGGCGCGCTCCGTGTCGAGCTGACGCTCATGCGCGGCGACGAGCGCCCGAAACTCTTCAGCCGTCGCGACGGTCTCCGCATTCGACCGCGGCTGGGCGGGGGATAGAATCGCCTTTCGAGGGCGCAATATGTCGACGCCGTCGCCGTGCGACATGGCGCTCACGACTTCGCGTCGCAGCAGCACGCCGACAATCTTATGACCGTCGACGACTGGCGCGCGCTTGAGATGATGCTCCTCCATCATTTTGGCGATGTCGGCGAGCTTCGCGCCGCAGGGAACGGAAATTGCGGGCGCGGTCATAACCTCGCGAAGCCGCAATCCATTGGAGTGGAAACGCGCCTTGGGTCGATTGCGCAGCAGAAACTCGGGAATGGCGCCGAGGTCCGGGTCCGGCGTTCCTCGCGCCTTTTCGAGATTGCTGCGCGTGACGATGCCGATCGGCGCGAGATTATCGTCGACGACCGGTACGGCGCCGACCCCGGAATCGGCGAGAAGCTTGGCAACGTAATCGAGATCGGCGTCCGCGGTAACGTAAGCGAAACGCTGGTTCATCAAGTCGCGCGCGATCATCCGCTCCCCCGCTGCGCGTTCACTCCGACAATTCGATAATGACAGGCACGTGATCGGAGGGACGCTCCCAGCCGCGCGCTTCCGTAAGAACGTCGAGCTTCTTCAGCGCGCCGCCCAGCCCTTCGCTGACGAGAATATGATCCAGGCGACGTCCGCGATTGGACGCCGCCCAATCCGCCGCGCGATAGCTCCACCATGTATAAAGCTTCTCATCCGCCGGCACGAAATGACGCATGGCGTCGATCCATTTTCCCGCCTGGAAGACGGCGGAGAGTTTCTCGACTTCGACCGGCGTATGACTGACGACCTTCAGGAGCTGCTTGTGGCTCCAGACGTCGTGTTCGAGCGGCGCGATGTTCAGGTCGCCGACCATGGCGACGCGTCCCTTGGCCGCGCCGTTTTCGCCCCACGCCTTCATCTCGTCGAGAAAGCTCAGCTTATGCGCGAATTTGGGGTTGATCTCGACGTCGGGTTCGTCGCCGCCCGCGGGAACGTAGAAATTATGCAACGTGATCGGGCCGCCTTCGCCTTCCGCCTCGACGCTGATGTGACGCGCGTCGCCCTTTTCGCAAAAGTCTCGCTTCTCGATGAGGCGCAGGGGCTTTTTCGATGCGACGGCGACGCCGTGATAGCCTTTCTGACCGTTGATCTCGACATGGTTATAACCGAGCGACGTGAAGTCTTTCATCGGGAATTCGGCGTCGCGGCACTTGGTTTCCTGCAAGCAGAGAATGTCGGGCGCGGCCGTCTTCAGGAAATGCGCCACGAGCGGCATGCGCAGCCGCACCGAATTGATGTTCCAGGTTGCGATCTTCAAATCAGTTGGCCTTGGTTTTGTCGCCGCCGAGGAGGAAGGGCGCAACGTCCTTCACGCCGGGCTGGCTTTCGGTAACGAAGGGCGTTGGACGGCACACCGCCATGGCGGAGAGGCCGACGCGCGCGGTGAGGAGACCGTTCAGAACGCCTTCGCCGAGCTTCGCGGAGATGCGCGCCGCGACGCCATGGCCGAGCACCTGCTGAAGCAGCGTGTCGCCGACGGCGATCGTGCCCGTTATGGCGAGATGGGCGCCGACGGACCGGGCGAGCTTGAAGAAGCCGAGCAGGCCCGGCCGGCCGCCATAGATTTCGGAAATGCGGCGCATCAGCACGATGGCCTGTCCCGCGACGAAGATGATGTCGAGCACGGCGCGCGGACTGACGGCGGTGACGACGGAGACGCGCTTCGCCGCGCCGGCGATCTCGCGGCGCGCCTGCTCGTCGAGCGGGGCGACGAGATTGCGTTCGGCGAGATCGACGAGGTCTTTCCCGTCCATGATCTGCTTGGCGTAATCCGCGACGAGCGCGCGCGGCCGCGCGAGATCGGCGCGGCTTTCATAAATCCTGCAGAGCTCCAACACGCGCGTCTTGGCGGCGGGGCCGTCATTGGCCGCGCGCGCTTCGCCGAGCGCCGCATGGAGTTTGGCGATACGGTTCTGCAGCATGATCGAGCGGATTTCCCGCGCGATGAACAAAAGCGCCGCGACGCCCGCCGCCGAGGCCAGCGCAAGGCCGATCGCGCCGAGAATGGGGGAGCGCGCGAACAGGTCTTCGACGAAATTCCAGACCCAGATGCTCAGAGCCAGCGTGATGAGGCCGGTGAGCGCGGAAAAAAAGACGCCGCCGGAGGAGAAAATATAGCGGTCGAGAATCCCCTTGGCCCGCGCGGCGTCGGCCGCGGCTTCGCCGCCCGGCGCGCCTTCGATCAGTTCGGCCGCCTCGGCGAAAATATCGTCCTCGGGCTCGACCTGAGGCGAGGGCTTCGACGTCACGGTTTCGTCGCCATTGAGGCGGAAGGCGCGCGGGCGCGGTCTGCGCTCTGAATTGCTCATCGGGTGTTTCCAGGTTCCGACCCCACCTTTAGCGCTTCCGACGCCAAAACGGGAGCGCCAAGATGCCTACGGCAAAATCTCGCTTCATTCCTTTGTCGTTCTTTGCAAGAAGTTCCGGCGCAGGCCCTTGGATCCGGCGGTGGTTGCGGCCCGGCCACGGCTCCGCTAGCATCCTCGCGTCTTCGCCGGCGCTTTTCCAGACTGGGTTACGGCCTTCCAAATGTCTTTCCTGCCCGACGCGCTCGCGCTCATCATCGGTTATCTCCTCGGTTCGATTCCCTTCGGCTTGCTGCTGACGCGCGTCGCCGGGACCGCCGATCTGCGGTCCATCGGGTCGGGCAATATCGGCGCGACGAACGTCTTGCGCACGGGACGAAAGGATCTGGCGGCGGCGACGCTGCTGCTCGACGCGCTCAAGGGGACGGTCGCCGTTCTCATCGGCGCGAAGCTTTCTCCCCAGGGCGCGATGATCGCCGCCTTCGCGGCCTTTGTCGGCCATATCGCGCCCGTCTGGCTTGGCTTCAAAGGCGGCAAGGGCGTCGCGACCTTTCTGGGCTGTCTCTTCGCGCTGCACTGGCCTACGGGCCTGGCCTTCTGCGGGGTATGGCTCTCGGTCGCGGCTATTACCCGTTACTCGTCATTGTCGGCGCTCGTCGCGAGCGTCGCCGCGCCCATCCTGCTCTTCGTCTTGGGACATGGGGGCGAGGCCTTCGTCGTCAGCGCGATGGCGGCGCTGCTCTGGCGCAAACATGCGGAAAACATCGCAAGGCTGCGCGCGGGGACGGAAAGCCGCATTGGTCAGAAGTCATGAGCGGCGCGACGTCGGGCGCGCGACTCTCTGACGAGCAACTCGTCGATTGGCTGCGCCTGATCCGGAGCGAAAATATCGGACCCCGCACATTCCGGGAATTGGTCAATCGCTATGGCGGCGCGCGGGCGGCTTTGGACGCGTTGCCGGGCCTCGCGGCGAAGTCGCTCCGGGGCCGCGCCATTCGCATCGCGCCGCGCGACGAAATCCTTCGCGAGATCGACCGCGCCTTCACGATGGGCGTGCGTTTCGTCGCGACGGGCGATCCCGATTATCCATCTCTGCTGCGCGAAATCCCCGACGCGCCGCCGATTCTTTCGATCCGCGGCGTCGGACAGACGGCGGGTCGGGACGGCGTCGCCCTGGTGGGTTCGCGCAACGCCTCCGCCGCCGGCCTCGCTTTCGCCGAGCGGCTCGCGCGCAGCCTGGCGCGGGCGGATTATGTCATCGTCTCCGGGCTTGCGCGGGGGATCGACGCCGTCGCGCATCGCGCCACGCTGGAGACGGGCACGATCGCCGTGCTCGCCGGCGGGCAGGCGCGGCCTTACCCTTCCGAACATGAGCGACTTGTCGCCGAAATCGCGGAGCAGGGGCTGCTCGTCTCGGAAATGCCCCTCGAATGGGAGCCGCGCGGAAGGGATTTTCCGCGACGCAACCGCATCATTTCCGGCGTCAGCCGGGCGACGGTCGTCGTGGAGGCGGCGCGGCGTTCGGGCTCGCTGATCACGGCGCGATTCGCCAATGAGCAGGGCCGCGAGGTCTTCGCCGTGCCGGGTTCGCCGCTCGATCCGCGCGCGGAAGGAACGAACGACCTTCTGCGTCAGGGCGCGACGCTTTGCGCCCGGCCGGAGGACGTCATCGACGCGTTGGCCGCTGGCGGATCAGGGGCGGGCGGCGCGCTGTTCGACGACGCTGATCAGGCGCCGGACGAAGAGCCGCTCTTCGACGAACTCGACCTTTTCCCGCCGCAAGGGGCTCTCGCGTTCGAAGAACCGAAAGCGCGCCCGCCGGATTTCAGCAAGACGATCGCGCCCGAGCCGATCGCCGCGCCGGAAGCTTCGCGCGCGGATGCGCGGGAGCTGGTGATGTCGCTGCTGGGGCCGGCCCCGGTCGCGGTCGACGAACTGATCAGAATCGCCGGGCTCACGGCTCGAGATGTCCAGAGCGTGCTGGTCGAGCTGGATCTGGATGGGCGGCTGGAGCGGCACGGCTCGAACGTCGTGTCCCTGGTATACAATCAAAAGTAGTAATTATTTCTCTCTCGGAATGTGAGCTCCGCCGAGTTCGCGGGACCGCATTTCAGCTTCGACGCGCGCGAGACTCAAGAAATAGGCGACCATCGGCATTTCAGCGCGTCCCGCGAGATGAGATAGTTCCGAAGCCATATCAGCAATATAGCTCGCCATGGCGGCCGTGTCCTCGTCCGGCCGGCGCGTCGCGGCGTGCGGTTGGAGATCTTTCGCGGCCGCAGAGGACGCCGTTTTCACGGACATAGTGGAGCGAGCCATCTGTTCAGCCTCCGTGGCGGGGCGCCGTCGCAAAAAGAGGTTAAAACACGACCTTAACGTGTCTTTTTCTTAATGCTCAGCCAATGGATGTCAAGCTATATTTAACACGCTAAGGTTGTATACATACGAAAACGCTTTGGATTGCTTGGGTTTTTTATTTAGCAGCGCCGACTTATCCAATTTCAACATCATGCGAGCCGCGCGAGACGGTCGAGCGCGCCTTGCAGTATATAGGCCGCCGCCATGCGATCGACGACTTCCGCCCGTTTCGCGCGCGACGCGTCCTGCGCGATGAGTTCGCGCGTCACGGCGGCTGTGGAGAGACGTTCGTCCCAGAAGGCGAAGGGCAGGCGCGTGAGCTTGCGCAGATTGCGCATGAAGGCGCGCGTCGCCTGCGCGCGCGGGCCCTCGCTGCCGTCCATATTGAGCGGCAGGCCGAAAACGAGCGCCTGAACCTCGAAATCAGACGCGCGCTTCAGCAGCGCCTCGGCGTCCGTCGAAAATTTGACGCGCTTGATGGTGTCGAGCGGCGAAGCGAGCCGGCGCTCGACGTCTGAGAGAGCGAGGCCGATGGTTTTCGTTCCGAGGTCCAGGCCGATGAGGCGGCCTTTGGGGGGGAGAGCGGCGGCGAGGGATTCGAGTGCGAGGGGATCGGACATCTGCGCATATTAGCATGCCGCGCGAGCGCTGGTCGGCTTCGAATGACGCACGCGCCGCATCATGGAGCGAGCATCAGCGACAACGGCGTTTCGCCTCATGCCCGCGCGGTCAGGGTCGCCGCAAATCCCCCTCCGCATTGCGCCCCGCCGTCCCAGGCGCTATAGCGCCCGTAACAGGTTCATCCGGCGGAGCTTCCCCATGTCTGTCGATTCCGCGGTGGTTCGCCGCATCGCCCATCTCGCGCGCATCGCCGTCGAGGAGAACGAGGTGGAGCGTCTGCGCGGCGAACTCAACGCCATTCTCTCCTTCGTCGAGACTCTGTCCGAGGTCGACGTCGAGGGCGTCGAGCCGATTGCTTCCGTGCTGCCCATGCAGATGAAGAAGCGCGCCGACGTCGTGACCGACGGCGGCATTGCGCAAGACGTGCTCGTCAACGCGCCGGTCAAGGAAGACCATTATTTCGTCGTGCCGAAAGTGGTCGAGTAAATTCGCGCCGCGCGGCATCGTTCCGCTACGAATATATAAAGAGACTCGATGTCCGATCTCACGCATCTCTCCCTCGCCGACGCGCGCGACGCGCTGACCTCGAAGAAAATCTCGGCCGTCGAACTGACGAAGGCGCATCTTTCAGCGATCGAGAGCGCGCGCATTCTGAACTGCTTCATCACCGAAACGCCGGAGCTGGCGTTGAAGCAGGCGGCGGCGAGCGACGAACGGATCGCCGGCGGACAAGCGGGGCCGCTCGAAGGCCTGCCGCTCGGCGTCAAGGATTTGTATTGCACGAACGGCGTGCGGACCACGGCTGCAAGCCGGATCCTCGACGACTTCACGCCGACCTATGAATCGACCGTCTCCGGCAATCTCATTCGCGACGGCGCGGTGACGCTGGGCAAGCTCAATCTCGATGAATTCGCCATGGGCTCGTCGAATGAGACAAGCGCCTTCGGCCCGGTGATTTCGCCGTGGAAACGCAAAGGCGATCCGGGCGCGAAGATCGTTCCCGGCGGCTCTTCCGGCGGTTCGTCCGCGGCCGTCGCCGCGCATCTTTGCCTCGGCGCCACGGCGACGGACACGGGCGGCTCCATCCGCCAGCCCGCCGCCTTCACCGGCACGGTGGGCGTCAAGCCGACCTATGGCCGTTGCTCGCGCTGGGGCATCGTCGCCTTCGCTTCGTCGCTCGATCAGGCGGGTCCGATCGCGCGCACCGTGCGCGACGCCGCGATCCTGCTGCGCTCCATGGCGGGGCATGATCCGAAGGACACGACGAGCGTCGACGCGCCGGTGCCCGATTATGAGAAGGCGATCGGCGCCTCGGTGAAAGGCCGCCGCATCGGCGTGCCGAAGGAATATCGCCTCGACGGTCTGTCGGCGGAGATCGCCGGCCTTTGGGATCAGGGCGTGCAGTGGCTGAAGGACGCGGGCGCGGAGATCGTCGAGATTTCCCTGCCGCACACGAAATACGCGCTGCCGACCTATTACATCATCGCCCCAGCCGAAGCGTCGTCGAACCTCGCGCGCTATGACGGCGTGCGCTACGGCCTGCGCGAGCCGGGCCGCGACATCACCGACATGTACGAGAAGACGCGCGCCAAGGGCTTCGGCCCGGAGGTCCGCCGCCGCATCATGATCGGAACCTATGTGCTCTCGGCAGGCTATTACGACGCCTATTATGTCCGGGCGCAGAAAGTGCGCAGCCTGATAAAGCGCGATTTCGACGAAGCTTTCGCCGCCGGCGTCGACGCCGTGCTGACTCCCGCGACCCCTTCGACCGCCTTCGCGCAGGGCGAACAGGGCTCGACCGATCCCGTCGAGATGTATCTCAACGACGTCTTCACGGTCACGGTGAACATGGCGGGCCTGCCGGGCATTTCGGTTCCCGGCGGACTCGCCGCGAACGGCCTGCCGCTCGGCCTTCAGCTCATCGGCCGTCCGTTCGACGAGGAGACGCTGTTCTCGCTCGCCTCGGCGATCGAGCGGGCGGCCCCCAATTTCGATTTCCCGCAGCCGTGGTGGCGTTGATGAACAAGGCCGCAGCCGAGTCCGACCTCAAGGCGATGCAGGACGAGATGTCCGACGTGCGGCGCGTGATCGACGAGTTGGACGACGAACTCGTCGCGCTGCTCGCCAAGCGCCAACGGCAGATCGAGCGCGCTGCGAAAGTGAAGCCCGCGCTGGGCATTCCCGCGCGCGTGCCGGACCGCGTGGACGAGGTGCTGGCGCGCGTGCTGGGGGCCGCGCGCCGGGAGGGGCTCTCGGTCGAAGTCGCGATGAATTTGTGGACCGCCGTCATCGAATGGTCGATCCAATATGAAGAGCGTTTGATGGGGGATCGGGCGCCGAAGGGCGAGTAGCGCGGGTCTGATCGCGATCTGGCCGACGCTTCCCTCAACCCTTCCGCTTCACGCGCACGAAGCCGTTCCGGATCGACCAGCGCAGCATTTTCATCGACTGCCAGCGCAGTCGTTTCGACATGCGTTCCGCGCCCGACCAATGAGGCGCGAGGATCGTCAGTCCGAGAGGGGCCATCCACAGCCCGAATATCGGCAGCGGCGCGAGGATCGTGCCGCCGATGACCAGGCCGACGCCGACCGGTATCGCAACATGGCGCGGGGCGCCGCGCATCTGCGCCACAAGGCGGGTGAGGCGCGTCTTGACGTCTTCCTTCTCGGCCATCGCATCCGCTTCCTTCGATGCCGCGCAGCGCCCGTTCCGCTCGCGTCCGCTGTGGTCTATATGGAAGATAACAGGTCTAGCGAGGAAAATATGGCGACACAGGCGGCTCCCTCCAAGCTCATCAAAGGCGCGACCGGCGACTGGGAAGTCGTCATCGGCATGGAAATCCATGCGCAGGTGACGTCGAACGCCAAGCTCTTCTCTGGCGCTTCCGCCGAGTATGGCGGCGCTCCGAACGACCATGTCTCACTCGTGGATGCGGCCATGCCGGGCATGCTTCCAGTCATCAATGAGGAATGCGTCAAACAGGCCGTTCGCACCGGGCTCGGGCTGGAGGCGCAGATCAATCTGCGTTCGATCTTCGACCGCAAGAATTACTTCTATCCCGATCTGCCGCAGGGCTATCAGATCTCTCAGTTCAAACATCCGATCGTCGGCGAGGGGCAGGTCATTGTGGACGTGTCGCCGACCGAGCGGATCACGGTCGGGATCGAGCGGCTGCATCTCGAGCAGGACGCGGGCAAATCCCTGCACGATCTTTCGCCCTCGGAGAGTCACGTCGACCTCAACCGCAGCGGCGTGGCCCTGATGGAGATTGTCTCCAAGCCCGACATGCGCTCCGCCGAGGAGGCGCGCGCTTACGTCACCAAGCTGCGCGCGCTGCTGCGCTATATCGGCTCCTGCGACGGCAATATGGAGGAGGGGTCGCTGCGCGCCGACGTCAACGTCTCGGTGCGCCGCCCGGGCGACGGGCTCGGCACGCGGTGCGAGATCAAGAACGTCAACTCGATCCGCTTCATCGGTCAGGCGATCGAGGTCGAGGCGCGTCGTCAGATCGGCATTCTCGAGGACGGCGGCAAGATCGATCAGGAGACGCGCCTCTTCGACCCCGGCAAGGGCGAGACGCGCTCGATGCGCTCGAAGGAAGAGGCGCATGACTACCGTTATTTCCCCGACCCCGATCTGCTGCCGCTCGAGTTCGATCAGGCTTATGTCGATGCGTTGAAAGCGGAATTGCCGGAGCTTCCGGACGCCAAACGTCAGCGTTTCATCGATCAGTACGGCTTGCCGCCCTACGATGCGGGCGTATTGGTGATGGAGCGCGCGAGCGCCGATTACTTCGAGGAGACGGCGAAAGGCCGCGACGCCAAGCTTGCCGCGAACTGGGTGATCAACGAACTTTTCGGCCGCCTCAACAAGGAGGGCCTCGACGTTACGCGTTCGCCAGTTTCCGCGAAGGCGCTGGGTGCGATCGTCGACCTTATTTCCAGCAACGTGATCTCGGGCAAGATCGCGAAGGATCTTTTCGAGATCGTCTGGACCGAAGGCGGCGATCCCAAGGAGATCGTCGAGACGCGCGGGATGAAGCAGGTGACCGACACGGGCGCCATCGAAGCCGCGATCGACGCCGTCATCGCGGCGAACCCCGACAAGGTCGAGCAGGCGAAGGCGAAGCCGACCATGCTCGGATGGTTCGTCGGACAGGTCATGAAACAGACCGGCGGCAAGGCGAATCCGCAGGCGGTGAACGAT
The nucleotide sequence above comes from Methylocystis parvus OBBP. Encoded proteins:
- a CDS encoding superoxide dismutase produces the protein MSFTLEDLPYAYDALQPYLSRESFEYHHDKHHATYVTNANNLIKGTEFEGKPIEDVIVGSFGKNVPIFNNVAQHYNHHHYWKWMKPNGGGAIPGKIEKLIVDSFGSVDKFKEDFQKEGLAQFGSGWVWLEIKDGKAAIRKTPNAENPLVHGAQPLLVADVWEHSYYIDYRNRRADYLKTFLEHLVNWEHVEEMLDAAK
- a CDS encoding CBS domain-containing protein; translation: MIARDLMNQRFAYVTADADLDYVAKLLADSGVGAVPVVDDNLAPIGIVTRSNLEKARGTPDPDLGAIPEFLLRNRPKARFHSNGLRLREVMTAPAISVPCGAKLADIAKMMEEHHLKRAPVVDGHKIVGVLLRREVVSAMSHGDGVDILRPRKAILSPAQPRSNAETVATAEEFRALVAAHERQLDTERAERHRALQELREQRIKELAAQRLTDSMWREMLSNARRAAGSGLFEHMLIRFPAQLCTDGGRAINAPDAHWPETLRGEPSDVFRRWRNELRPRGFQIAAQIVDFPEGLPGDAALFLMWGRGA
- the xth gene encoding exodeoxyribonuclease III, translated to MKIATWNINSVRLRMPLVAHFLKTAAPDILCLQETKCRDAEFPMKDFTSLGYNHVEINGQKGYHGVAVASKKPLRLIEKRDFCEKGDARHISVEAEGEGGPITLHNFYVPAGGDEPDVEINPKFAHKLSFLDEMKAWGENGAAKGRVAMVGDLNIAPLEHDVWSHKQLLKVVSHTPVEVEKLSAVFQAGKWIDAMRHFVPADEKLYTWWSYRAADWAASNRGRRLDHILVSEGLGGALKKLDVLTEARGWERPSDHVPVIIELSE
- a CDS encoding YcjF family protein, with amino-acid sequence MSNSERRPRPRAFRLNGDETVTSKPSPQVEPEDDIFAEAAELIEGAPGGEAAADAARAKGILDRYIFSSGGVFFSALTGLITLALSIWVWNFVEDLFARSPILGAIGLALASAAGVAALLFIAREIRSIMLQNRIAKLHAALGEARAANDGPAAKTRVLELCRIYESRADLARPRALVADYAKQIMDGKDLVDLAERNLVAPLDEQARREIAGAAKRVSVVTAVSPRAVLDIIFVAGQAIVLMRRISEIYGGRPGLLGFFKLARSVGAHLAITGTIAVGDTLLQQVLGHGVAARISAKLGEGVLNGLLTARVGLSAMAVCRPTPFVTESQPGVKDVAPFLLGGDKTKAN
- the plsY gene encoding glycerol-3-phosphate 1-O-acyltransferase PlsY — encoded protein: MSFLPDALALIIGYLLGSIPFGLLLTRVAGTADLRSIGSGNIGATNVLRTGRKDLAAATLLLDALKGTVAVLIGAKLSPQGAMIAAFAAFVGHIAPVWLGFKGGKGVATFLGCLFALHWPTGLAFCGVWLSVAAITRYSSLSALVASVAAPILLFVLGHGGEAFVVSAMAALLWRKHAENIARLRAGTESRIGQKS
- the dprA gene encoding DNA-processing protein DprA, giving the protein MSGATSGARLSDEQLVDWLRLIRSENIGPRTFRELVNRYGGARAALDALPGLAAKSLRGRAIRIAPRDEILREIDRAFTMGVRFVATGDPDYPSLLREIPDAPPILSIRGVGQTAGRDGVALVGSRNASAAGLAFAERLARSLARADYVIVSGLARGIDAVAHRATLETGTIAVLAGGQARPYPSEHERLVAEIAEQGLLVSEMPLEWEPRGRDFPRRNRIISGVSRATVVVEAARRSGSLITARFANEQGREVFAVPGSPLDPRAEGTNDLLRQGATLCARPEDVIDALAAGGSGAGGALFDDADQAPDEEPLFDELDLFPPQGALAFEEPKARPPDFSKTIAPEPIAAPEASRADARELVMSLLGPAPVAVDELIRIAGLTARDVQSVLVELDLDGRLERHGSNVVSLVYNQK
- the ruvX gene encoding Holliday junction resolvase RuvX — protein: MSDPLALESLAAALPPKGRLIGLDLGTKTIGLALSDVERRLASPLDTIKRVKFSTDAEALLKRASDFEVQALVFGLPLNMDGSEGPRAQATRAFMRNLRKLTRLPFAFWDERLSTAAVTRELIAQDASRAKRAEVVDRMAAAYILQGALDRLARLA
- the gatC gene encoding Asp-tRNA(Asn)/Glu-tRNA(Gln) amidotransferase subunit GatC; its protein translation is MSVDSAVVRRIAHLARIAVEENEVERLRGELNAILSFVETLSEVDVEGVEPIASVLPMQMKKRADVVTDGGIAQDVLVNAPVKEDHYFVVPKVVE